The Fusobacterium pseudoperiodonticum DNA window CCTATTTTTAAGACTTCTGGAGGTCTTACAACAAAAATTTTTCCTTTATTTTCTAAATCTTTTATTTTTGCAAGAACTTTTTCATAGTCTGTAGCCATATTAAGAAGTGAATTCACTAAATTTGGGTATTTTCTATAGACTAACTTATACAGAAAACCTAACTTATCTTCTTTATATGTTCCTTCTGGTCTTGTTAATATAGCTATTATTTTGTCATAACCTAAGCTCTCACAAAAATCTATAGGAATACTATCAGATATTCCTCCATCTAAATATTTTTTACCATTTATTTCTATTATTTTTGAAGCAAAAGGTAAAGCTGATGTAGCTCTTAAATATTCCATTTGTGCAAATGCATCTTCTATTAAAACATACTCAGGCTTTCCACTTTCAACGTTGGTCATAACAACATAGAAGTCTGTCTCTGCTTTTTTAAAAGTTTCATTATCAAAAACATCTAACTTACAAGGTAACTCATAGAAAGCAAAATCTTTATTTACAGCATTTCCTGTTGTTATCCAACTATGTAGTCCCATATATCTTTTATCATCTGCATATTTCTTATTGTATCTAACTGCCCTTTCTTTTTGTTTTGAAACATAGTTCACTCCAAATAAGGCTCCAGAAGATACCCCAACAATTCCATTTACATTTAATTCTTTTAACTCAAGTAGAGCATCTAAAACTCCAGCAGAGAAAAGACCTCTCATTCCTCCACCTTCTAATACTAATCCTATTTTCATTTTTACACCTCTTATGTTATTATAACTAATTTTTTTTATCTTGACTATAATTTTATTTAAAATTATGGTAAAATTAAATTATTATAAATTAGGTAAAGAATTTTTTTAGGAGGGAAGATATGGAAAAAACTAAAATTATATTTTTTGACATAAAAGATTACGACAAAGAGTTTTTTAAGAAATATGCTGATAACTTCAATTTTGATATGACATTTTTAAAAGGTAAATTGACTGAAGAAACAGTTCATTTAACTAAAGGTTATGATGTTGTCTGTGCTTTCACAAATGATGTTATAAATAAGGCAAATATTGATGTTATGGCTAACAATGGAATAAAGCTTTTAGCTATGAGATGTGCTGGATTTAATAATGTTTCTTTAAAGGATATACATAATAGATTTAAAGTGGTAAGAGTTCCTGCTTATTCTCCTCATGCTATAGCAGAGTATACAGTTGCTCTTATTCTAGCAGTTAATAGAAAAATTCATAAAGCCTATGTTCGTACAAGAGAAGGAAATTTCTCTATCAATGGTTTAATGGGATTTGACTTAAATGGAAAAACAGCTGGTATCATAGGAACAGGTAAAATAGGACAAATTTTAATAAAAATATTAAGAGGATTTAATATGAAAGTTGTAGCCTACGATTTATTCCCTAATCAAAAAGCAGCTGAAGAACTTGGTTTTGAATATGTAAGTTTAGATGAACTATATGCTCAATCTGATATTATTTCTTTAAACTGCCCACTTACAAAAGAAACTCAATATATGATTAATAGAAGATCTATGTTAAAAATGAAAGATGGTGTTATACTTGTAAATACAGGTAGAGGAATGCTAATAGACTCAGCTGATTTAGTTGAAGCTTTAAAAGATAAGAAAATTGGAGCAGTGGCTCTTGATGTATATGAAGAAGAAGAAGATTATTTCTTTGAAGATAAATCTACTCAAGTTATTGAAGATGATATTTTAGGAAGACTTTTATCTTTCTACAATGTTCTTATAACTTCTCACCAAGCATATTTTACTCAGGAAGCTGTTGATGCTATAACTTTAACAACTTTAAATAATATTAAAGACTTCGTTGAAGGTAAAGAGTTAGTAAATGAAGTACCACAAAATTAATAAAAATTAAAGGGACTGTTGCAAATTAACAAAAAGTAAAAAATAGTTCGTTACTGAGTAAATTTCTTAACGATAAAATTTCCATTCGTAACTCACTTATTTTTTACTTTAGATTTAAAATTTTAATTTTGCAACAGTCTCTTTTTTTATTAGTAAATTAATCAATATTCAGTTCTCTTTTTATTGCTTCTTGTAGTAATTGTGAAAAATTAATTTTCTTTTCTTTTCCCAAATCTATAAGCCATTTTGGCAATGTTACCATTTTATTCACAGATTTATTCTTTTTTCTCATTCTTACAAAATCTGTATCAGCTGTTATTAATTGTAATACTTGATTATCTTCTAAATTTTTATTCAATTCTTTATATGAACTTGCTGGTTCAATAGGATCATTATCTTCCTCAGATATTAACATATAACCTTCTAATACATCTTTTGCCATTTTTAAAGCTTCTTCAATATCTTTCGCACAAGTTAAGCAACCTGGTAAATCAGGAAATGAAATGCTATAACCATCTTCATCTTTTTCAAATACAGCATAATAATGATATTTCATATAATTCAACTCCATTCGTTTTTAAAGAGGGGACTGGCTATTTTAAGCCAGCTTGTTTTAAGATACTATTCACAGTCTTAATATGTAAATCTTTATTAGGATGTGGAACAGTAACTTTCCCCTTTTTGCTAGGATGTTTGAAGTGATGATGACTACCTTCAACTGATCTAAGTATCCAGCCATCAGCCTCCAACATTTTAATGATTTCTTTTGAGCTCATATATCCTCCTAACAAGATTATTATAACATATGTTAAAACATATATCAAATATTTATGTTAAATAAAAAGAGGATAGCCCAAATAATAAACTGCACCCAAAATCTTGGACACAAAATTAGAGGTGCAGTTTTTTTATAA harbors:
- a CDS encoding 2-hydroxyacid dehydrogenase, whose amino-acid sequence is MEKTKIIFFDIKDYDKEFFKKYADNFNFDMTFLKGKLTEETVHLTKGYDVVCAFTNDVINKANIDVMANNGIKLLAMRCAGFNNVSLKDIHNRFKVVRVPAYSPHAIAEYTVALILAVNRKIHKAYVRTREGNFSINGLMGFDLNGKTAGIIGTGKIGQILIKILRGFNMKVVAYDLFPNQKAAEELGFEYVSLDELYAQSDIISLNCPLTKETQYMINRRSMLKMKDGVILVNTGRGMLIDSADLVEALKDKKIGAVALDVYEEEEDYFFEDKSTQVIEDDILGRLLSFYNVLITSHQAYFTQEAVDAITLTTLNNIKDFVEGKELVNEVPQN
- a CDS encoding type II toxin-antitoxin system HicB family antitoxin, coding for MKYHYYAVFEKDEDGYSISFPDLPGCLTCAKDIEEALKMAKDVLEGYMLISEEDNDPIEPASSYKELNKNLEDNQVLQLITADTDFVRMRKKNKSVNKMVTLPKWLIDLGKEKKINFSQLLQEAIKRELNID
- a CDS encoding type II toxin-antitoxin system HicA family toxin, whose product is MSSKEIIKMLEADGWILRSVEGSHHHFKHPSKKGKVTVPHPNKDLHIKTVNSILKQAGLK
- a CDS encoding patatin-like phospholipase family protein, with amino-acid sequence MKIGLVLEGGGMRGLFSAGVLDALLELKELNVNGIVGVSSGALFGVNYVSKQKERAVRYNKKYADDKRYMGLHSWITTGNAVNKDFAFYELPCKLDVFDNETFKKAETDFYVVMTNVESGKPEYVLIEDAFAQMEYLRATSALPFASKIIEINGKKYLDGGISDSIPIDFCESLGYDKIIAILTRPEGTYKEDKLGFLYKLVYRKYPNLVNSLLNMATDYEKVLAKIKDLENKGKIFVVRPPEVLKIGRLEKNRDKIQKVYDTGLNTGLKELNNIVKYLNK